From Daucus carota subsp. sativus chromosome 6, DH1 v3.0, whole genome shotgun sequence:
ACTTGCGCTTctgttacccgaaattgccacccctacttCTGTATATAGATGATCAGGATTTCAGTTTTTTTGTGAGAAATGACATATTAGTTTGACTTAATTTGTTGATAAAACTGGAATTATTTTTGTTCGctttgaatgaaaattttaatatgttcatgTTCAGTTgtctaaaattaatttgatttcatttttaagaATAATAAGTACCAGATACTTTAATATTTAGAGAGTCCCGAAGGGCTTAAGCCATACGTGAGAATGATACAGCGGTTTGTTATGATTAAGTTATGAGGTCAAACTCAAACCTACATGGTACATTCCTTTAGCAAGTTATTGCAAAAGAAAGCAGTGGATATAACAATCTATCAGAATAACAGTGGCTTCTCTTCTCTAATTATATTCTGAATACTCACCACTAATTTCTTAGCAACCCCGGAACTCTCCGCATACTCATACACCAGAAGTTGAGCTTTCTCTTTGATGGACTCCAAGTAATATAAGGACTTTTGAGAACTACTACTTCTGTTCAATATATTCCCTTATTTTGCAGCAATAAAGAGTTAAAGACCCTGTACTcatacaaattattatttagtttgtaaaaatacatttatacaTTAACACACACAATACAATTTTAACAAACTACATGCCGTGCTTACTGCAAGAAACTCCAACTAGCATACTACGACTATTACAACTCTCCAGTACTAAGCTCTAGACAGGTTTATGTGTGCACCAATGCATATATAAACTTATTTATATTCACTAACGGTGTAACATTACTAGATTATGAGATGCTACTGCTGGTGCAAGCATGTTGAACTTGGAGGCATCCATATCATCCACTAACAAACTTCTTATGCTGACGTGTCACTCCTTCCGCCAGTGGAGCTAGTACTGGTGGCTCGTTCAGGAATGCTGAGTTACTTCTCATCCACCTGAAACCATCAATCACCACAAGCATAAAGGTTTTTCAGATACAGGTTCACTTTGtgtcaatattattttaaatttatgggttttattttttgactttaAATAATACTAGTACCTAATTTATAAACTATGTCCTTGCAGAGAAatcatatgaaaataaattttttagaaaaattatataccAGCCGGACCAATGACTGCTtgcttaaatataaaattagctACAATGATATGTACTTAAACATAAACTATGTTTTTGCAAAGAAATTATATGAGAATGATTTCTTCGATATGTTCCAACTATACCAATGACGGTTCATTTAAATATGAAAGTTAGCTACAATGATAAGCACTTACCACTCCGTTTTGAGGATTAGTTTCTCTAAGCTACCTTCTCTATTATCACTTGCTTTGGTGACAGAGAGTGGGACTGAACTTGATAGTTGATAAATTTTCTCAACTCTATCAGTTTCCTGTGAAGAGAGGGTAGAAAAGTAAGTACTTCATTATGATTCAAATTAATATCAAGTTGCagttttaaaatgaaattaattgaGTACTTCAgtttaaaacaatatatatgcGTCATGCAGCATAAAAATTAAGCTTGAATCCATGAATCGGcttgttaaatttaatatagatAGCTTTGAACACATATATAATCACCTCAGAAACAATTTCATTATGTTCCTCCTCTTTTTGCTTCTTGGACTTCCAGTAAGTATCAATTTCGTCCCTTGTCAGTGAATGATTCCTTTGGTATTTTACtgtatatagtttcataaagTTTCATGGCAAATCGAATATATATTGATACCAAACGAACAGGAGATTAAATTTGCaaattacatgtatatatattatccaAAAATAGTACCAATATGCTTACCTGCCGCGGGATCTTGAACATTAGAGCCCCAACCAGCCATTAGAGAACCCATGATGTGAATATCCTTGTTTTGGCTTAACTCAAGTGTGTGCTAGTGTAAAAATTAGACATTAATACTGTTTCCTATTTATAAGGTGAAAGGCTTAGTAAATTTGGTCGGTGGGCCTAAGCTATTGCCAATCTTATCTGATGTAGATAGTTGTGAAAGATAGGCTTGAATATTTGATGTCATACATATGGCATACTTCATATTTTAGCTGTAATACTAACTGATTATTGTCATTTTATACTTCTTTTGTATTGTCTGTGTAAGCCATGCCAAGCCAAGACAAATTCTCCTAACAACCTGCTGTGTTACATGAAATTATGCATgctataaagataattatggtCACAGGTACTTCcctcctcctctctctctctctatatatatatgtggtcAGTATTAAATGAGCAGTGAAGGAGAATAGTGAGaactaaaaaaattgttttaaagtTGAACACAGTGTAGAactaaacataaaaatataaagaaaaagtGCGAAATATTTGGTTCACCGCTTATCATTTTGAACATAGTTTATTTTGTGTGAGGTcctgtatgtgtgtgtgtactaCTCTTTTTTCTAAAGACTTGTTCCTCTTGTAATGTGACTGAAATTGTGGAAGCGGGCATGGAGAATAGAGATAGCAATAAAACTTTGAAGTTTCTTACATTGACAAATGATTGTATGTTACTTATGTAGGTATCTACGTTCAAGTCTGAGTCTGCAATGAGCAGCCCATCTCAAATTGTTAGGAGTAAAGATTATTTCTAGTTTAAGTAGAAGAAAGGAAAGCCtgtttagagcaagtccaatggtgctCAACAAATTCACTTTCACTCTTTTAGTCAGAATATCAGCTAATTGCAACTCCGATGGTACTCGGTATATGGTATAGCTATTTTCTACAACTGGCTACTTGATCATTTAATTGTTA
This genomic window contains:
- the LOC108192889 gene encoding uncharacterized protein LOC108192889, which encodes MGSLMAGWGSNVQDPAAVKYQRNHSLTRDEIDTYWKSKKQKEEEHNEIVSEETDRVEKIYQLSSSVPLSVTKASDNREGSLEKLILKTEWWMRSNSAFLNEPPVLAPLAEGVTRQHKKFVSG